The Phragmitibacter flavus genome contains a region encoding:
- the truA gene encoding tRNA pseudouridine(38-40) synthase TruA: protein MKLKLTLAYDGRAWRGWQSQARGETIQDRIEAAFITIIGHRIVVNGSGRTDAGVHARAQVAHVDVPENTMTPEIWQRALNANLPVSIRVLACEPAASDFHARFDATGKIYHYRIWRSDLMNPFEAGLAWHIHGPLDMDLLKAGAHVFCGTHNFTRLSANRGERSEIERREDLVAVTRTIRRIDIHQPTGSELLTLEFEGDGFLYKMVRLLTGSLVHAARGRADILWLRDLIENPLGLKSNHCAPPDGLYLDRVLY from the coding sequence TTGAAACTCAAACTTACCCTCGCCTACGACGGACGCGCCTGGCGCGGCTGGCAGTCCCAGGCGCGCGGTGAGACCATTCAAGACCGCATCGAAGCCGCTTTCATCACCATCATCGGCCACCGCATTGTCGTCAACGGGTCCGGTCGCACCGATGCCGGCGTGCATGCCCGCGCCCAAGTCGCCCATGTCGATGTCCCGGAAAACACCATGACCCCGGAGATCTGGCAACGCGCGCTCAATGCCAACCTCCCCGTCAGCATCCGCGTCCTCGCCTGCGAACCGGCCGCTTCCGACTTCCACGCCCGCTTCGATGCCACCGGCAAAATTTACCATTACCGTATCTGGCGCTCCGACCTCATGAATCCCTTTGAAGCCGGTCTCGCCTGGCACATTCATGGCCCGCTCGACATGGACCTTCTCAAAGCCGGAGCCCACGTGTTTTGCGGCACCCACAACTTCACCCGACTTTCCGCCAACCGCGGCGAAAGGAGCGAAATCGAACGCCGCGAAGACCTCGTCGCCGTCACCCGCACCATCCGCCGCATCGACATTCATCAACCAACCGGTTCCGAACTTCTCACCCTCGAATTCGAAGGCGACGGTTTCCTCTACAAAATGGTCCGCCTCCTTACCGGAAGCCTCGTCCACGCCGCCCGCGGCCGTGCCGACATCCTCTGGCTCCGCGACCTCATCGAGAATCCCCTCGGTCTCAAAAGCAACCACTGCGCCCCACCCGACGGCCTCTATCTCGACCGCGTCTTGTATTAA
- the ruvX gene encoding Holliday junction resolvase RuvX — protein MSRTLGIDHGTVRIGLALSDDMGMFAHPLKTLDSSPSVEKQIAEIVQQKRVTEIVIGLPLRMDGHHGSATERVEKFADKLRKHLPHEIPIIFVDERLSSKTAERSLGLENKQKTREEKKLVDQISAVAILQDHLNTQAGPDAWLLPEDS, from the coding sequence ATGAGCCGCACCCTCGGCATCGATCACGGCACCGTGCGCATCGGTCTCGCCCTGAGCGACGACATGGGCATGTTCGCCCATCCCCTCAAGACCCTCGACTCCAGCCCGTCCGTCGAAAAGCAAATCGCTGAGATCGTCCAGCAGAAGCGCGTCACCGAAATCGTCATCGGCCTCCCCCTGCGCATGGACGGCCATCACGGCAGCGCCACCGAACGCGTCGAAAAATTCGCTGACAAACTCCGCAAACACCTCCCCCACGAAATCCCCATCATCTTTGTCGACGAACGTCTCAGCAGCAAAACCGCCGAACGCAGTCTCGGTCTCGAAAACAAGCAAAAGACCCGCGAAGAAAAAAAGCTCGTCGACCAGATCTCCGCTGTCGCCATCCTGCAAGATCACCTCAACACCCAAGCCGGACCCGACGCCTGGCTGCTGCCCGAGGACAGTTAA
- a CDS encoding mannose-1-phosphate guanylyltransferase: MASTESSSSKPIYALILAGGSGQRFWPLSRDKSPKQLLCLFDDKTLLEHTIDRLEGLVPKENILILTNHQQLDGVRSVLKDFPVENIIAEPDKRDTGPAIALAVGWVAARDPSATMMVLPSDHIIKDREAFQNTLRTACTAAQESQALVTIGIKPTWPCPSYGYIERGDPYTAAAPDGNPVFEVLRFREKPSADLAERFLEQGGFTWNAGMFFWSVEAVRNNLATLCPELATFVDTLAGSSDFGATVQTEFPNLPKLSIDYALMEKAPRVLNVEASFDWDDVGNWTSVGAYLFRDGYGNQQNCEVSHLDSGHNLIFSNSKQHVAMLGVEHLMVITTPDAILIAHRSEAEKIKKLVETLPDSLR; the protein is encoded by the coding sequence ATGGCATCCACCGAATCCAGCTCCAGCAAACCCATCTACGCACTCATCCTCGCCGGCGGCAGCGGCCAGCGATTTTGGCCCCTGAGCCGCGACAAAAGCCCCAAACAACTGCTCTGCCTGTTCGACGACAAGACCCTTTTGGAGCACACCATCGACCGCCTTGAAGGTCTCGTTCCCAAAGAAAACATCCTGATCCTCACCAACCATCAGCAACTCGACGGCGTCCGCTCCGTCCTCAAAGATTTCCCTGTCGAAAACATCATCGCCGAACCCGACAAACGCGACACAGGCCCCGCCATCGCCCTTGCCGTCGGTTGGGTGGCCGCCCGCGACCCCAGCGCCACCATGATGGTGCTGCCCTCCGACCACATCATCAAGGACCGCGAAGCTTTCCAAAACACCCTTCGCACCGCCTGCACCGCCGCCCAGGAAAGCCAGGCCCTCGTCACCATCGGCATCAAACCCACCTGGCCCTGCCCCAGCTACGGCTACATCGAACGCGGCGATCCCTACACCGCCGCCGCACCCGACGGCAATCCTGTTTTCGAAGTTCTGCGCTTCCGCGAAAAACCCAGCGCCGACCTCGCCGAGCGTTTCCTGGAACAAGGCGGTTTCACCTGGAACGCCGGCATGTTTTTCTGGAGCGTTGAAGCCGTCCGCAACAATCTCGCCACCCTGTGCCCCGAACTTGCCACCTTCGTCGACACCCTCGCCGGTAGCAGCGACTTCGGCGCCACCGTCCAAACCGAGTTCCCCAATCTCCCCAAACTTTCCATCGACTACGCCCTCATGGAAAAAGCCCCCCGCGTGCTCAACGTCGAAGCCAGCTTCGACTGGGATGACGTCGGCAACTGGACCTCGGTCGGTGCCTACCTCTTCCGCGACGGCTACGGCAACCAGCAAAATTGCGAAGTCAGCCATCTCGACAGCGGCCACAACCTCATCTTCTCCAACAGCAAACAGCACGTCGCCATGCTCGGAGTCGAACATTTGATGGTCATCACCACGCCCGATGCCATCCTCATCGCCCATCGTAGCGAAGCCGAGAAAATCAAAAAACTCGTCGAAACCCTGCCCGACTCCCTGCGCTAA
- a CDS encoding SprT-like domain-containing protein yields the protein MSSRPPHGQLFFNFQDSPPTPELAPQITPSVDVPLPSPGRDADLEQQARQWLDDLGQHEGAIRLQVHWNPRLRSTAGFAQWPQWSVELNPKLAEFEGQVMRTLKHEVAHLIAYARAGRRRIEPHGNEWRQACADLGIPDESARHTLPLPRSKRERKFLYQCPACKLEVRRVKPFKRHSACLNCCRQHNGGRYDLRFQFKMLRDVAI from the coding sequence ATGAGTTCACGGCCCCCACACGGGCAGCTATTCTTCAACTTTCAGGACTCGCCACCCACCCCGGAGCTGGCTCCGCAAATCACCCCTTCTGTCGACGTCCCGCTTCCTTCGCCTGGACGTGATGCCGATCTTGAACAACAGGCCCGTCAGTGGCTCGACGATCTCGGTCAGCACGAAGGCGCCATTCGCTTGCAGGTTCACTGGAATCCGCGCCTCCGCAGCACCGCCGGCTTCGCCCAATGGCCGCAATGGTCCGTCGAACTCAATCCCAAACTCGCCGAATTTGAAGGCCAGGTCATGCGCACCCTCAAACACGAGGTCGCCCATCTTATCGCTTATGCCCGCGCCGGCAGACGCCGCATCGAACCCCACGGCAACGAATGGCGTCAGGCCTGTGCCGATCTCGGCATTCCCGACGAAAGCGCCCGCCACACCCTTCCCCTCCCACGCAGCAAACGCGAACGCAAATTTCTCTACCAGTGCCCGGCATGCAAACTGGAGGTTCGCCGCGTCAAACCCTTCAAACGCCATTCCGCCTGCCTCAACTGCTGCCGGCAACACAACGGGGGCCGCTATGACCTCCGCTTTCAATTCAAAATGCTGCGCGACGTCGCGATCTGA
- a CDS encoding polysaccharide pyruvyl transferase family protein has protein sequence MKHAGLVLGAAALPGFAEVEKHQKMIVLQSAWDTINIGDIGHTPGTLRVLEQHLPDVKVVLWASKLDERVTKLLRTRFPKVEILEGSLTGKAERDELLRQAIAKCDLFMRNSGMGQATDFMEWCGELGKPYGVFGQSYFETMVDGKGAAQRIALLDKAAFIYCRDGNTLEILKRNGVKPGVLEFGPDGCFGIDVRDEEKGLATMKRLGLEERKFITIQLRTHTAKHDGVHNPPLNPLYPTPENVADDERRAGVYRELISLWVKQTGMKVLIAPEVKKESIHNKRLIYDLLPPEIQKNVINLEVDEFWNADEAATVFARAHTVVCHEPHSPIIALANGTPILHTYSEFHSPKCWMFRDIGLSEWLLEFDSTPAEQMMAALLKIDGDYPAALARVKKSMDFVHERFAGSMQMVKGILED, from the coding sequence ATGAAACATGCCGGCCTGGTGCTGGGTGCGGCGGCGCTGCCGGGGTTTGCGGAGGTGGAAAAGCACCAGAAGATGATCGTGCTGCAATCGGCCTGGGACACGATCAACATTGGCGACATCGGGCATACACCCGGGACATTACGGGTTTTGGAGCAGCATTTGCCGGATGTGAAGGTGGTATTGTGGGCCTCGAAACTGGATGAGCGGGTGACGAAATTGTTGCGGACGCGGTTTCCCAAAGTGGAGATTTTGGAAGGTAGTTTGACGGGCAAGGCGGAGCGGGATGAGCTGCTGCGGCAGGCGATTGCCAAGTGCGATTTGTTCATGCGCAATTCGGGGATGGGGCAGGCCACGGATTTTATGGAATGGTGCGGGGAACTGGGCAAACCCTATGGCGTGTTTGGTCAGTCGTATTTTGAAACGATGGTGGATGGAAAGGGTGCGGCGCAGCGGATTGCGTTGCTGGACAAGGCGGCTTTTATTTATTGCAGGGATGGGAACACGCTGGAGATTTTAAAGCGCAACGGGGTGAAGCCGGGGGTCCTGGAGTTTGGTCCCGATGGGTGTTTTGGAATTGATGTGAGGGATGAGGAGAAGGGACTGGCGACGATGAAACGATTGGGATTGGAGGAGCGGAAGTTCATCACCATTCAGTTACGGACACACACCGCGAAGCATGATGGGGTGCACAATCCGCCTTTGAATCCGTTGTATCCAACGCCGGAGAACGTGGCGGATGATGAACGCCGGGCGGGGGTGTATCGGGAGTTGATTTCGTTGTGGGTGAAACAGACGGGGATGAAGGTGCTGATCGCGCCGGAGGTGAAGAAGGAGTCGATTCACAACAAGCGGCTGATCTATGATCTGTTGCCACCGGAGATTCAGAAAAATGTGATCAATCTTGAGGTCGATGAGTTTTGGAATGCGGATGAAGCGGCGACGGTATTTGCGCGGGCGCACACGGTGGTTTGTCATGAACCGCATTCGCCGATCATTGCGCTGGCGAACGGCACGCCGATTTTGCACACGTATTCGGAGTTCCACAGTCCGAAGTGCTGGATGTTCCGCGACATTGGGTTGTCGGAATGGTTGCTGGAATTCGACAGCACGCCTGCGGAGCAGATGATGGCGGCGCTTTTGAAGATTGACGGAGATTACCCGGCGGCACTGGCACGGGTGAAGAAGTCGATGGATTTTGTGCATGAACGCTTTGCGGGCTCGATGCAGATGGTGAAGGGAATTTTGGAGGATTAG
- a CDS encoding alpha/beta hydrolase, producing MFRRFALLFLILTALSPFSLAAQKTATPPPTEKLVYKTIADQSLQLWVWKPAGWKPTDQRNAIVFYHGGGWAKGNPNAFSRQSEKLAQQGMVAISVQYRLTSTKGVEVSDCIKDARSSFRYVRANASRLGIHADKIAAGGGSAGGHLAACLTTIDLNEDTDDLTISTVPAALVLFNPVTNFAFFRARQVAGPRYEAMLKISPHHHLKPQHPPVIIFHGEADTTVPIDTVRVYSARLNELGSECELIAYPDQPHSFFNREPFIWDTLEKTEAFLKKHHLLTPDSSP from the coding sequence ATGTTCCGCCGTTTTGCACTCCTCTTTCTCATACTGACCGCCCTCTCTCCCTTCTCCCTTGCCGCCCAAAAAACAGCCACGCCTCCTCCCACCGAAAAGCTCGTTTACAAAACCATTGCCGACCAATCCCTCCAACTGTGGGTTTGGAAACCAGCCGGCTGGAAACCCACCGACCAGCGCAACGCCATCGTCTTCTACCACGGCGGAGGCTGGGCCAAAGGCAACCCAAACGCATTCTCGCGTCAATCTGAAAAACTCGCCCAACAAGGCATGGTCGCCATCAGCGTCCAATACCGGCTCACCTCTACCAAAGGCGTGGAGGTCAGCGACTGCATCAAAGACGCCCGCAGCTCCTTTCGTTACGTGCGCGCCAACGCCTCCAGACTCGGCATTCATGCCGACAAGATCGCCGCAGGCGGCGGCTCCGCCGGTGGACACCTCGCCGCATGCCTTACCACCATCGACCTCAACGAAGACACCGACGATCTCACCATCAGCACCGTCCCCGCCGCCCTCGTGCTCTTCAATCCCGTCACCAATTTCGCCTTCTTCAGAGCCCGACAGGTGGCCGGACCGCGCTACGAAGCCATGCTAAAAATCAGTCCCCATCACCACCTCAAACCCCAACATCCTCCCGTCATTATTTTTCATGGCGAAGCCGACACGACCGTGCCCATCGACACTGTCCGCGTCTACTCCGCCAGGCTCAATGAGCTCGGTAGCGAATGCGAACTCATCGCTTATCCCGACCAGCCTCATTCCTTTTTCAATCGCGAACCCTTCATCTGGGACACCCTTGAAAAAACCGAGGCCTTCCTCAAAAAACATCATCTGCTCACCCCGGATTCATCCCCCTAA
- a CDS encoding ABC transporter permease: protein MLVFALHRLLQGVVVVFAIFTITFFLLRFAPGSPYATERSMPPHIEAYRRASLGLDKPLVEQYWLRLKAMAQGDMDLSDKYQGRYVADIIRDSFPVSLQIGVMALGVALLIGIPIGAYAALRPNSLDDYVPMTLAMLGICLPTFVLGPLLALGLALKLGMFSVSGWYDTWDLVLPSLTLGIVNAAVVARLMRVGMLDTLNQDFIRTARAKGVSERAVVWKHALKHACLPVLNFLGPATAGLIAGSFVVESVFQVPGLGQHFVSAVVNRDVSLTVGVVAFYGVFVVVFNFLVDILQVWINPRLSFENRS, encoded by the coding sequence ATGCTGGTGTTTGCTCTCCATCGCTTGTTGCAGGGGGTCGTGGTGGTGTTCGCCATCTTCACGATCACCTTTTTTCTGCTGCGTTTTGCACCGGGAAGTCCGTATGCGACGGAGCGGAGCATGCCTCCGCACATTGAGGCTTACCGGCGGGCATCGCTGGGGTTGGACAAGCCTTTGGTGGAGCAATACTGGCTGCGCTTGAAGGCGATGGCGCAGGGAGATATGGATTTGTCGGACAAGTATCAGGGCCGGTATGTGGCGGACATCATTCGGGATTCGTTTCCGGTGTCGTTGCAGATTGGGGTGATGGCTTTGGGGGTGGCGTTGTTGATCGGAATCCCGATTGGTGCTTATGCGGCGTTGCGACCGAATTCGCTGGATGACTATGTGCCGATGACGCTGGCGATGTTGGGGATTTGTTTGCCGACGTTTGTGTTGGGGCCGTTGCTGGCGTTGGGCCTTGCGCTGAAGCTGGGGATGTTCAGTGTGTCAGGCTGGTATGATACTTGGGATTTGGTGTTGCCTTCGTTGACGTTGGGGATTGTGAATGCTGCGGTGGTGGCGAGGTTGATGCGGGTGGGGATGCTGGACACGTTGAATCAGGATTTTATTCGCACGGCGCGGGCCAAAGGGGTGAGTGAGCGGGCGGTGGTTTGGAAGCATGCGTTGAAGCACGCGTGTCTGCCGGTGCTGAATTTTTTGGGGCCGGCGACGGCTGGATTGATTGCAGGATCGTTTGTGGTGGAGAGCGTGTTTCAGGTTCCGGGGCTGGGTCAGCATTTTGTCAGTGCGGTGGTGAATCGCGATGTGTCGCTGACAGTTGGCGTGGTGGCTTTTTACGGGGTGTTTGTGGTGGTGTTCAACTTCTTGGTGGACATCCTGCAGGTGTGGATCAATCCGCGATTGAGTTTTGAGAACCGGTCATGA
- a CDS encoding ABC transporter permease, producing MTPTQLALRALAANRLALAGLVFLILMLLVCGIGPWFSPYLEEGTNLDYGARGPSAQHWMGTDVLGRDVATRLMHGGRISLAVGLVTSMVALVIGVGYGAVAGLLGGRVDAAMMRVVDVMYAFPLMIFVIILTMLLEKSEWLVGFSKAANFDARLLLLFLAIGAVEWLTMARMVRGQIQGLMRQDFLMCARANGARWPHIIQRHLLPNVLGPVIVYTSLTVPSVMILEATLSFLGLGVQPPFASWGSLILDGANSMETYPWLLIFPVIFFSLTLLALNFIGDGLRDVLDPRKS from the coding sequence ATGACTCCGACGCAACTGGCGCTTCGCGCGCTGGCGGCCAACCGGTTGGCGCTGGCGGGATTGGTTTTTTTGATTTTGATGCTCTTGGTGTGTGGGATTGGGCCTTGGTTTTCGCCGTATTTGGAGGAAGGGACCAATCTGGATTATGGGGCGCGGGGTCCGAGTGCGCAGCACTGGATGGGAACCGATGTGTTGGGACGGGATGTGGCGACGCGGTTGATGCACGGGGGGCGCATTTCGCTGGCGGTGGGTTTGGTGACTTCGATGGTGGCTTTGGTGATTGGCGTTGGGTATGGGGCGGTGGCGGGATTGCTGGGGGGGCGCGTGGATGCGGCGATGATGCGGGTGGTGGATGTGATGTATGCGTTTCCCTTGATGATTTTCGTGATCATCCTGACGATGCTTTTGGAGAAGAGCGAATGGCTGGTGGGATTTTCGAAAGCAGCGAATTTTGATGCGCGATTGTTGCTGTTGTTTTTGGCGATCGGTGCGGTGGAATGGCTGACCATGGCGCGGATGGTGCGGGGTCAGATCCAGGGGTTGATGCGGCAGGATTTTTTGATGTGTGCCCGCGCGAACGGGGCGAGGTGGCCGCACATCATCCAACGGCATTTGCTGCCGAATGTGCTGGGTCCTGTGATTGTTTACACCAGTTTGACGGTGCCGAGCGTGATGATTTTGGAGGCGACGCTGAGCTTTCTTGGACTGGGGGTTCAGCCGCCGTTTGCGTCATGGGGGTCTCTCATATTGGACGGGGCGAACAGCATGGAGACGTATCCTTGGCTGTTGATTTTTCCGGTGATTTTTTTCAGCCTGACGTTGCTGGCTTTAAATTTTATTGGGGATGGATTGCGGGATGTTTTGGATCCGCGGAAGAGCTGA
- a CDS encoding glucose-1-phosphate adenylyltransferase, with protein MAAPISNIESESLLTRQTLGIIMGGGAGTRLFPLTKDRAKPAVPLAGKYRLVDIPISNCINSGLQQVYVLTQYNSTSLNRHIARTYKFDTFTQGFVEILAAQQTSDGTAWYQGTADAVRQNLRNFLSGNYEYFLILSGDQLYRMDFRKLMASHLEAKADITIATIPVDAERASSFGIMETDKNNKISNFVEKPKDPAVLAKLAIPEEAMIELGLPLDQPAFQANMGIYVFNRKVLLEALDNTYADFGKHIIPAAISKYCVQAFPFQGYWEDIGTIRSFFEANLDLCSVVPQYDFFDSQAPIYTHARFLPATKINGGVIRQTLLSDGCILSEAVIERAILGIRTVVEAGSSIRNCIIMGADYYAGAENAPSDSPPPGIGKGCKIEHAIIDKNVHIGDNVVITPKDKPDDFDSPDGMYYIRDGIVVLPKGAVVPSGTWI; from the coding sequence ATGGCCGCCCCCATATCCAACATCGAAAGCGAATCCCTCCTCACCCGCCAGACCTTGGGCATCATCATGGGGGGCGGCGCCGGAACCCGGCTATTCCCTCTTACCAAGGATCGCGCCAAACCTGCCGTGCCCCTCGCCGGCAAATACCGGTTGGTCGACATTCCCATCAGCAACTGCATCAACAGCGGTCTGCAGCAGGTCTACGTGCTCACCCAATACAACAGCACCTCGCTCAACCGACACATCGCGCGCACCTACAAATTCGACACCTTCACCCAAGGCTTCGTCGAAATCCTCGCCGCCCAGCAGACCTCCGACGGCACCGCCTGGTATCAAGGCACCGCCGACGCCGTCCGCCAGAACCTGCGCAACTTCCTCTCCGGAAACTACGAATATTTTCTCATCCTCAGCGGTGACCAGCTTTACCGCATGGACTTCCGCAAACTGATGGCCAGCCATCTCGAAGCCAAAGCCGACATCACCATCGCCACCATTCCTGTCGATGCCGAACGCGCCAGCAGCTTCGGCATCATGGAGACCGACAAGAACAACAAAATCTCCAACTTCGTCGAAAAACCCAAGGACCCCGCCGTCCTCGCCAAGCTTGCCATCCCCGAGGAAGCCATGATCGAACTCGGCCTGCCCCTCGACCAACCCGCCTTCCAGGCCAACATGGGCATCTACGTGTTCAATCGCAAGGTGCTCCTCGAAGCCCTCGACAACACCTACGCCGATTTTGGCAAACACATCATCCCCGCCGCCATCTCCAAATACTGCGTCCAGGCATTCCCCTTCCAGGGCTACTGGGAAGACATCGGCACCATCCGCTCCTTCTTTGAAGCCAACCTCGACCTTTGCTCCGTTGTTCCCCAATACGACTTCTTCGACTCCCAGGCCCCCATCTACACCCACGCCCGGTTCCTGCCCGCCACCAAAATCAACGGCGGGGTCATCCGTCAAACCCTCCTCTCCGACGGCTGCATTCTTTCCGAAGCCGTCATCGAGCGAGCCATCCTTGGCATCCGCACCGTCGTTGAAGCCGGCAGTTCCATCCGCAACTGCATCATCATGGGAGCTGACTACTACGCCGGCGCCGAAAACGCCCCTTCCGACTCCCCACCTCCCGGCATCGGCAAAGGCTGCAAGATCGAGCACGCCATCATCGACAAAAACGTCCATATTGGGGACAACGTCGTCATCACCCCGAAAGACAAACCCGACGACTTCGACAGTCCCGACGGCATGTATTACATCCGCGACGGCATCGTCGTCCTTCCCAAAGGTGCCGTCGTCCCCAGCGGAACGTGGATTTAG